In the Sus scrofa isolate TJ Tabasco breed Duroc chromosome 7, Sscrofa11.1, whole genome shotgun sequence genome, one interval contains:
- the CYP1A1 gene encoding cytochrome P450 1A1 encodes MFSVFGLPIPISATELLLASAIFCLVFWVVRTWQPQVPKGLKSPPGPWGWPLLGHVLTLGKSPHLALARLSQRYGDVLQIRIGCTPVLVLSGLDTIRQALVRQGDDFKGRPDLYSFTLISNGQSMTFNPDSGPVWAARRRLAQKALNTFSIASDPASSSSCYLEDHVSKEAECLLGKFQELMAGPGHFDPYKYVLVSVANVICAICFGQRYDHDNPELLSLINLSNEFGEVTAAGNPADFIPILRYLPNTSLDLFKDLNQKFYIFMQKMVREHYKIFEKGRIRDITDSLIEHCQDKRMDENANIQLSDEKIVNIVIDLFGAGFDTVTTAISWSLMYLVTNPSIQRKIQEELDTVIGQARRPRLSDRPQLPYMEAFILELFRHTSFVPFTIPHSTTRDTSLNGFYIPKGRCVFVNQWQINHDQKLWDDPSVFRPERFLTADGTINKALGEKVILFGLGKRKCIGETIARLEVFLFLAILLQQVEFRVTPGVKVDMTPIYGLTMKHAHCEHVQMHVRS; translated from the exons ATGTTCTCTGTGTTTGGACTCCCCATCCCCAtctcagccacagagctgctCCTGGCCTCTGCCATCTTCTGCCTTGTATTCTGGGTGGTCAGGACCTGGCAGCCTCAGGTCCCCAAAGGCCTGAAGAGTCCaccagggccctggggctggccGCTGCTCGGGCACGtgctgaccttgggcaagagCCCACACCTGGCCCTGGCGAGGCTGAGCCAGCGCTATGGAGATGTGCTGCAGATCCGCATTGGCTGCACCCCTGTGCTGGTGCTCAGCGGCCTGGACACCATCCGGCAGGCCCTGGTGCGGCAGGGCGACGATTTCAAGGGACGGCCCGACCTCTACAGCTTCACTCTGATCTCTAATGGCCAGAGCATGACCTTCAACCCAGACTCTGGACCAGTGTGGGCCGCCCGTCGGCGCCTGGCCCAGAAGGCTCTTAACACCTTCTCCATTGCCTCAGAcccagcttcctcctcctcctgctacCTGGAGGATCATGTGAGCAAGGAGGCCGAGTGCCTCCTTGGCAAGTTCCAGGAGCTGATGGCAGGGCCTGGGCACTTCGATCCCTACAAGTATGTACTGGTGTCAGTAGCCAATGTCATCTGTGCCATATGCTTTGGTCAGCGCTATGATCATGACAACCCAGAGCTGCTTAGCCTTATCAACCTGAGTAATGAGTTCGGGGAGGTGACTGCAGCTGGGAACCCAGCCGACTTCATCCCTATCCTCCGTTACCTGCCCAACACGTCCCTGGATCTCTTCAAGGACCTGAATCAGAAGTTCTACATCTTCATGCAAAAGATGGTCAGGGAACACTATAAAATCTTTGAGAAG GGGCGCATCCGGGACATCACAGACAGCCTGATTGAGCACTGTCAGGACAAGAGGATGGACGAGAATGCCAATATCCAGCTGTCGGATGAGAAGATTGTGAACATTGTCATAGACCTCTTTGGAGCTG GGTTTGACACAGTCACAACCGCCATCTCCTGGAGCCTCATGTACCTGGTGACAAATCCCAGCATCCAGAGAAAGATCCAGGAGGAGCTGG ACACGGTGATCGGCCAGGCGCGGCGGCCCCGGCTCTCCGACAGACCCCAGCTGCCCTATATGGAGGCCTTCATCCTGGAGCTCTTCCGACACACCTCCTTCGTTCCCTTCACCATCCCTCACAG TACCACAAGAGACACAAGTCTGAATGGCTTTTACATCCCCAAGGGGCGTTGTGTCTTTGTGAACCAGTGGCAGATCAACCATGACCA GAAGCTGTGGGATGACCCCTCTGTGTTCCGGCCAGAACGGTTTCTCACTGCCGATGGCACCATCAACAAGGCACTGGGTGAAAAGGTGATCCTGTTCGGCTTGGGCAAGCGGAAGTGCATCGGTGAAACCATTGCCCGCTTGGaggtctttctcttcctggccaTCCTGCTGCAGCAGGTGGAGTTCCGCGTGACCCCTGGTGTGAAGGTGGACATGACCCCCATCTACGGGCTGACCATGAAGCATGCCCACTGCGAGCATGTCCAGATGCATGTGCGCTCTTAG